A genome region from Panthera leo isolate Ple1 chromosome A2, P.leo_Ple1_pat1.1, whole genome shotgun sequence includes the following:
- the LOC122213547 gene encoding hyaluronidase-4, with amino-acid sequence MKVLSEGQLRFCVVQPIHLTSWLLIFFILKSISSLKPARLPIYQRKPFIAAWNAPTDQCLIKYNIRLNLKMFQVIGSPLAKARGQNVTIFYVNRLGYYPWYTSQGVPINGGLPQNISLQVHLEKAGQDINYYIPAEDFSGLAVIDWEYWRPQWARNWNTKDVYRQKSRKLISDMQENVSTTDIEYLAKATFEESAKAFMKETIELGMKSRPKGLWGYYLYPDCHNYNVYAPNYTGSCPEEEVLRNNELSWLWNSSAALYPSIGVRKSLGDNENILRFSQFRVHESMRISTMTSHDYALPVFVYTRLGYREEPLFFLSKQDLISTIGESAALGAAGIVIWGDMNLTSSEGNCTKVKQYVSSDLGRYIVNVTRAAEVCSLHLCQSNGRCIRKIWNSPDYLHLNPANYHIEASEDGEFTVKGKASDTDLEVMEEKFSCHCYQGYEGADCRETKTLDGCSGVFSFSGSLITLCLLVLAGYQSSWL; translated from the exons ATGAAAGTATTATCGGAAGGACAATTAAGGTTTTGTGTTGTTCAACCAATACATCTCACATCATGGCTGCTCATATTCTTTATTCTGAAGTCTATCTCTTCTCTAAAACCTGCCCGACTTCCAATTTATCAAAGGAAACCTTTTATAGCTGCTTGGAATGCTCCAACGGATCAGTGtttgataaaatacaatataagactaaatttgaaaatgttccaGGTGATTGGAAGCCCACTGGCCAAGGCCAGAGGACAAAATGTCACCATATTTTACGTCAACAGATTGGGATACTATCCATGGTATACATCACAGGGGGTTCCCATTAATGGGGGTCTCCCTCAGAACATAAGTTTGCAAGTACATCTAGAGAAAGCTGGCCAAGATATTAATTATTACATCCCTGCTGAAGATTTCAGTGGACTTGCTGTTATCGACTGGGAATATTGGCGACCCCAGTGGGCCCGTAACTGGAACACAAAAGACGTCTATAGACAGAAGTCAAGAAAGCTGATTTCTGATATGCAAGAGAATGTATCAACTACTGATATTGAATATTTAGCCAAAGCAACATTTGAAGAAAGTGCAAAAGCTTTCATGAAGGAAACCATCGAATTGGGAATGAAGAGTAGACCCAAGGGCCTATGGGGTTATTATTTATATCCTGATTGCCACAATTATAATGTTTATGCCCCGAATTATACTGGGTCATGCCCGGAAGAGGAAGTGTTGAGAAACAACGAGCTCTCTTGGCTCTGGAATAGCAGTGCTGCTTTGTATCCTTCTATTGGTGTCAGGAAATCTCTCGGAGACAACGAAAACATTTTGCGCTTCTCGCAATTTCGGGTGCACGAATCCATGAGGATCTCCACCATGACATCCCACGATTACGCTCTGCCTGTGTTCGTTTACACAAGGCTAGGCTACAGGGAggaacctttattttttctttctaag CAAGATCTAATCAGTACTATCGGAGAAAGTGCTGCCTTGGGAGCTGCAGGCATTGTTATCTGGGGAGACATGAACTTAACTTCATCTGAG GGTAACTGTACAAAGGTGAAGCAGTATGTGAGCTCTGACTTAGGGCGCTACATAGTCAACGTGACCAGAGCTGCTGAGGTATGCAGCCTTCACCTCTGCCAGAGTAACGGGAGATGCATAAGGAAGATATGGAACTCTCCGGATTACCTTCACTTGAACCCTGCAAATTACCACATAGAAGCCTCCGAGGATGGAGAATTTACTGTGAAAGGAAAAGCATCTGATACAGACCTGGAAGTGATGGAGGAGAAATTTTCCTGTCACTGTTATCAGGGATACGAAGGAGCTGACTGCAGAGAAACGAAGACGCTGGATGGCTGCTCTGGGGTTTTCTCTTTTTCCGGCTCACTGATAACACTATGCCTGCTGGTTTTAGCAGGTTATCAAAGCAGTTGGTTGTGA